From a single Daphnia pulex isolate KAP4 chromosome 2, ASM2113471v1 genomic region:
- the LOC124188450 gene encoding uncharacterized protein LOC124188450 isoform X1: MLYVEKFYHSSYFPAHITSPSFSCLKTHWILLNRFELRQEMDLIVGYLSADPSIKGICLQDYQNKEEYVFTAFIKLACSAFNDLLKQNNETKVENQGLTEEVKKEKKQCLKLTKELDALKTKPKENSKCKKCITYEEDRFEFEQKYMKMEKQFKKCAFIINSSLDGDNKVLGRVRDIVSQSVIESNNSQDCNKVSSPEERLELQKQLSNSSFPIEMDDDDTSILAPSSPEGSDMETQHFGGPGEDIVLCIPETVPFDYPQIKSNTQKFFKSQHVAPSPIIKSRKSPTKLSTKCFSPIKNKTVTPQKQSQEDSASLLDQSIYSPPILTDFGFPSRPSAALNQGKPTAQELCLPLKTEALRPSVSKTRHSENSNPQEMLKKPGHRSLAEKQTPISKGNKLLKQTKLTLTRLPNDTASANGAKIRMPTKTVRISPPRDNQEPKKRRRGKGPEEWTCKDCYQLFLGAVEAKKVDVRKMPVSMNFCAVHRNRYTYYLNTPPNFWDCGIGKPPRNGHLYPLDASATNDDDEEEDFLK, encoded by the exons ATGCtttatgttgaaaaattctaccA TTCATCATATTTTCCCGCTCACATCACATCGCCAtcgttttcttgtttgaaaacTCATTGGATATTGCTGAATCGGTTTGAGTTGAGACAAGAAATGGATCTTATTGTTGGGTATTTATCTGCTGATCCCAGTATTAAAGGGATTTGTCTGCAGGATTAtcagaataaagaagaatatgTTTTCACTGCATTCATAAAACTTGCTTGCTCTGCATTCAATG ATCttctgaaacaaaacaatgaaaCGAAAGTAGAAAATCAAGGTTTAACAGAAGaggtgaagaaagaaaagaaacaatgctTAAAATTGACCAAAGAATTGGATGCCTTGAAGACAAA accaaaagaaaattcgaagTGCAAAAAGTGCATCACTTATGAGGAGGACCGCTTtgagtttgaacaaaaatatatgaaaatggaaaagcaATTCAAGAAATGTG CATTCATTATAAATTCTTCTTTGGATGGAGATAACAAAGTCTTGGGACGGGTTCGGGATATAGTCTCTCAATCAGTAATTGAAAGTAACAATTCTCAAGATTGTAATAAGGTTAGTTCACCAGAAGAAAGACTAGAACTGCAGAAACAACTTTCAAACAGTTCATTTCCTATTGaaatggatgatgatgatacaaGCATTCTTGCTCCGTCATCTCCTGAAGGAAGTGATATGGAAACACAGCATTTTGGTGGCCCTGGAGAAGATATTGTTCTCTGCATTCCTGAGACAGTACCATTCGATTATCCTCAAATAAAGAGCAATACTCAAAAGTTCTTTAAGTCCCAACACGTTGCCCCAAGCCCCATTATAAAGAGTAGAAAATCTCCCACTAAACTTTCTACGAAGTGCTTTTCCcctatcaaaaacaaaacagttaCGCCTCAGAAGCAATCCCAAGAAGATTCTGCATCTCTTTTGGACCAATCCATTTATAGCCCGCCTATTCTGACGGATTTCGGCTTTCCGTCTCGTCCGTCTGCAGCGCTCAATCAAGGCAAACCAACTGCTCAAGAATTGTGCTTACCTTTAAAGACTGAAGCTCTTCGTCCGTCAGTGTCTAAAACGAGACATTCCGAAAACAGTAATCCTCAGGAGATGCTGAAGAAACCTGGCCATCGCTCTTTAGCGGAGAAACAGACACCAATCAGCAAAGGAAACAAATTGCTCAAACAGACAAAGTTAACGTTGACTAGGTTGCCTAACGATACGGCCTCCGCTAATGGCGCTAAAATTCGAATGCCAACCAAAACAGTCAGGATCAGTCCACC tAGGGATAATCAGGAACCAAAGAAAAGGCGCAGAGGAAAAGGACCTGAAGAGTGGACTTGCAAGGATTGCTATCAA ttaTTTCTTGGAGCTGTGGAAGCCAAAAAGGTTGACGTTCGCAAAATGCCCGTTTCAATGAACTTTTGCGCTGTTCATAGAAACCGTTATACGTATTATCTGAACACCCCGCCAAACTTCTGGGATTGCGGGATAGGTAAGCCTCCGCGCAACGGACATCTTTATCCGCTCGACGCTTCTGCGACAaacgatgacgacgaagaggaagaCTTCTTAAAATGA
- the LOC124188450 gene encoding uncharacterized protein LOC124188450 isoform X2: MLYVEKFYHSSYFPAHITSPSFSCLKTHWILLNRFELRQEMDLIVGYLSADPSIKGICLQDYQNKEEYVFTAFIKLACSAFNDLLKQNNETKVENQGLTEEVKKEKKQCLKLTKELDALKTKPKENSKCKKCITYEEDRFEFEQKYMKMEKQFKKCAFIINSSLDGDNKVLGRVRDIVSQSVIESNNSQDCNKVSSPEERLELQKQLSNSSFPIEMDDDDTSILAPSSPEGSDMETQHFGGPGEDIVLCIPETVPFDYPQIKSNTQKFFKSQHVAPSPIIKSRKSPTKLSTKCFSPIKNKTVTPQKQSQEDSASLLDQSIYSPPILTDFGFPSRPSAALNQGKPTAQELCLPLKTEALRPSVSKTRHSENSNPQEMLKKPGHRSLAEKQTPISKGNKLLKQTKLTLTRLPNDTASANGAKIRMPTKTVRISPPDNQEPKKRRRGKGPEEWTCKDCYQLFLGAVEAKKVDVRKMPVSMNFCAVHRNRYTYYLNTPPNFWDCGIGKPPRNGHLYPLDASATNDDDEEEDFLK; encoded by the exons ATGCtttatgttgaaaaattctaccA TTCATCATATTTTCCCGCTCACATCACATCGCCAtcgttttcttgtttgaaaacTCATTGGATATTGCTGAATCGGTTTGAGTTGAGACAAGAAATGGATCTTATTGTTGGGTATTTATCTGCTGATCCCAGTATTAAAGGGATTTGTCTGCAGGATTAtcagaataaagaagaatatgTTTTCACTGCATTCATAAAACTTGCTTGCTCTGCATTCAATG ATCttctgaaacaaaacaatgaaaCGAAAGTAGAAAATCAAGGTTTAACAGAAGaggtgaagaaagaaaagaaacaatgctTAAAATTGACCAAAGAATTGGATGCCTTGAAGACAAA accaaaagaaaattcgaagTGCAAAAAGTGCATCACTTATGAGGAGGACCGCTTtgagtttgaacaaaaatatatgaaaatggaaaagcaATTCAAGAAATGTG CATTCATTATAAATTCTTCTTTGGATGGAGATAACAAAGTCTTGGGACGGGTTCGGGATATAGTCTCTCAATCAGTAATTGAAAGTAACAATTCTCAAGATTGTAATAAGGTTAGTTCACCAGAAGAAAGACTAGAACTGCAGAAACAACTTTCAAACAGTTCATTTCCTATTGaaatggatgatgatgatacaaGCATTCTTGCTCCGTCATCTCCTGAAGGAAGTGATATGGAAACACAGCATTTTGGTGGCCCTGGAGAAGATATTGTTCTCTGCATTCCTGAGACAGTACCATTCGATTATCCTCAAATAAAGAGCAATACTCAAAAGTTCTTTAAGTCCCAACACGTTGCCCCAAGCCCCATTATAAAGAGTAGAAAATCTCCCACTAAACTTTCTACGAAGTGCTTTTCCcctatcaaaaacaaaacagttaCGCCTCAGAAGCAATCCCAAGAAGATTCTGCATCTCTTTTGGACCAATCCATTTATAGCCCGCCTATTCTGACGGATTTCGGCTTTCCGTCTCGTCCGTCTGCAGCGCTCAATCAAGGCAAACCAACTGCTCAAGAATTGTGCTTACCTTTAAAGACTGAAGCTCTTCGTCCGTCAGTGTCTAAAACGAGACATTCCGAAAACAGTAATCCTCAGGAGATGCTGAAGAAACCTGGCCATCGCTCTTTAGCGGAGAAACAGACACCAATCAGCAAAGGAAACAAATTGCTCAAACAGACAAAGTTAACGTTGACTAGGTTGCCTAACGATACGGCCTCCGCTAATGGCGCTAAAATTCGAATGCCAACCAAAACAGTCAGGATCAGTCCACC GGATAATCAGGAACCAAAGAAAAGGCGCAGAGGAAAAGGACCTGAAGAGTGGACTTGCAAGGATTGCTATCAA ttaTTTCTTGGAGCTGTGGAAGCCAAAAAGGTTGACGTTCGCAAAATGCCCGTTTCAATGAACTTTTGCGCTGTTCATAGAAACCGTTATACGTATTATCTGAACACCCCGCCAAACTTCTGGGATTGCGGGATAGGTAAGCCTCCGCGCAACGGACATCTTTATCCGCTCGACGCTTCTGCGACAaacgatgacgacgaagaggaagaCTTCTTAAAATGA
- the LOC124188454 gene encoding T-cell acute lymphocytic leukemia protein 1-like isoform X1, with protein MASTSSRAADDQVHLFAEASLTPVQSASSTSSFQQHQQQHHDYRLLDHPVNFDPIAGPSSSFYHYGAMNPVTASSSTAEQHQDATSVAAVGMEGSEQYYYGYQGDEGGDSGNEEGYYANSPYRVQRFAANIRERKRMLRFFRCDSINSAFDELRIHVPTFPYEKRLSKIDTLRLAIAYIALLKDVIKSDQDPLTFVEKCMRGEIKPERGAEWNTSDLTARLSWIKWENLGVRPGRRIALAALATVSVAQDNPY; from the exons ATGGCCAGCACCTCTTCAAGAGCAGCTGACGATCAAGTCCACTTATTTGCAGAGGCTTCCTTAACACCAGTTCAGTCTGCTTCGTCGACATCATCGTTTcaacaacaccagcagcagcatcacgaCTACCGTTTGTTGGATCATCCAGTCAATTTTGATCCGATAGCAGGACCGTCCTCTTCTTTCTACCATTACGGAGCCATGAATCCTGTCACTGCATCTTCGTCAACAGCCGAACAACATCAGGATGCCACATCAGTCGCCGCTGTCGGAATGGAAGGATCGGAACAATATTACTACG GATACCAAGGTGATGAAGGTGGAGATTCCGGCAATGAAGAAGGATACTACGCCAATAGTCCTTATCGAGTTCAACGCTTTGCAGCCAACATCCGTGAACGGAAGCGTATGCTCag GTTTTTTCGCTGTGACAGCATCAACTCTGCCTTCGACGAGCTCCGTATACACGTACCTACGTTTCCTTATGAAAAACGGCTGTCCAAGATCGACACTCTTCGACTGGCTATAGCTTACATCGCCCTTCTCAAAGATGTCATCAAGTCTGATCAAGATCCACTCACTTTTGTCGAAAAGTGTATGAGAGGAGAAATCAAACCCGAACGCGGAGCTGAGTGGAATACCAGTG atTTAACTGCCAGACTCAGTTGGATCAAGTGGGAAAATCTTGGTGTTCGCCCTGGTCGCCGCATCGCTTTGGCTGCTCTTGCAACGGTCTCCGTCGCTCAAGATAATCCatactag
- the LOC124188454 gene encoding neurogenic differentiation factor 1-like isoform X4, giving the protein MASTSSRAADDQVHLFAEASLTPVQSASSTSSFQQHQQQHHDYRLLDHPVNFDPIAGPSSSFYHYGAMNPVTASSSTAEQHQDATSVAAVGMEGSEQYYYGDEGGDSGNEEGYYANSPYRVQRFAANIRERKRMLSINSAFDELRIHVPTFPYEKRLSKIDTLRLAIAYIALLKDVIKSDQDPLTFVEKCMRGEIKPERGAEWNTSDLTARLSWIKWENLGVRPGRRIALAALATVSVAQDNPY; this is encoded by the exons ATGGCCAGCACCTCTTCAAGAGCAGCTGACGATCAAGTCCACTTATTTGCAGAGGCTTCCTTAACACCAGTTCAGTCTGCTTCGTCGACATCATCGTTTcaacaacaccagcagcagcatcacgaCTACCGTTTGTTGGATCATCCAGTCAATTTTGATCCGATAGCAGGACCGTCCTCTTCTTTCTACCATTACGGAGCCATGAATCCTGTCACTGCATCTTCGTCAACAGCCGAACAACATCAGGATGCCACATCAGTCGCCGCTGTCGGAATGGAAGGATCGGAACAATATTACTACG GTGATGAAGGTGGAGATTCCGGCAATGAAGAAGGATACTACGCCAATAGTCCTTATCGAGTTCAACGCTTTGCAGCCAACATCCGTGAACGGAAGCGTATGCTCag CATCAACTCTGCCTTCGACGAGCTCCGTATACACGTACCTACGTTTCCTTATGAAAAACGGCTGTCCAAGATCGACACTCTTCGACTGGCTATAGCTTACATCGCCCTTCTCAAAGATGTCATCAAGTCTGATCAAGATCCACTCACTTTTGTCGAAAAGTGTATGAGAGGAGAAATCAAACCCGAACGCGGAGCTGAGTGGAATACCAGTG atTTAACTGCCAGACTCAGTTGGATCAAGTGGGAAAATCTTGGTGTTCGCCCTGGTCGCCGCATCGCTTTGGCTGCTCTTGCAACGGTCTCCGTCGCTCAAGATAATCCatactag
- the LOC124188454 gene encoding neurogenic differentiation factor 1-like isoform X3, with protein MASTSSRAADDQVHLFAEASLTPVQSASSTSSFQQHQQQHHDYRLLDHPVNFDPIAGPSSSFYHYGAMNPVTASSSTAEQHQDATSVAAVGMEGSEQYYYGYQGDEGGDSGNEEGYYANSPYRVQRFAANIRERKRMLSINSAFDELRIHVPTFPYEKRLSKIDTLRLAIAYIALLKDVIKSDQDPLTFVEKCMRGEIKPERGAEWNTSDLTARLSWIKWENLGVRPGRRIALAALATVSVAQDNPY; from the exons ATGGCCAGCACCTCTTCAAGAGCAGCTGACGATCAAGTCCACTTATTTGCAGAGGCTTCCTTAACACCAGTTCAGTCTGCTTCGTCGACATCATCGTTTcaacaacaccagcagcagcatcacgaCTACCGTTTGTTGGATCATCCAGTCAATTTTGATCCGATAGCAGGACCGTCCTCTTCTTTCTACCATTACGGAGCCATGAATCCTGTCACTGCATCTTCGTCAACAGCCGAACAACATCAGGATGCCACATCAGTCGCCGCTGTCGGAATGGAAGGATCGGAACAATATTACTACG GATACCAAGGTGATGAAGGTGGAGATTCCGGCAATGAAGAAGGATACTACGCCAATAGTCCTTATCGAGTTCAACGCTTTGCAGCCAACATCCGTGAACGGAAGCGTATGCTCag CATCAACTCTGCCTTCGACGAGCTCCGTATACACGTACCTACGTTTCCTTATGAAAAACGGCTGTCCAAGATCGACACTCTTCGACTGGCTATAGCTTACATCGCCCTTCTCAAAGATGTCATCAAGTCTGATCAAGATCCACTCACTTTTGTCGAAAAGTGTATGAGAGGAGAAATCAAACCCGAACGCGGAGCTGAGTGGAATACCAGTG atTTAACTGCCAGACTCAGTTGGATCAAGTGGGAAAATCTTGGTGTTCGCCCTGGTCGCCGCATCGCTTTGGCTGCTCTTGCAACGGTCTCCGTCGCTCAAGATAATCCatactag
- the LOC124188453 gene encoding iodotyrosine deiodinase 1-like, translating to MENYVPFLVSHWRTVGLISVSIAAGVALGQLNQTHERAANKSQRVHTNSSIKAKQVKRESAIEQINEIEDDDEQSLEDQDVLPILFQYEKPSEADSIRRSEEFYLRMNQRRSVREISSDPVALEVIENIIKTGGTSPSGAHTEPWTFVVVSNLEMKQQIRQIIEAEEEINYKQRMGDVWVQDLQPVGTTWVKEYLTEAPWLILIFKQVHGFKRNGQKKIHYYNEISVSIATGFLLAAIQEAGLVTVTTTPLNCGPSIRVLLGRPVNEKLLLLLPVGYPKVGATVPDFKRKPLHDIMVHYQ from the exons ATGGAAAATTATGTACCGTTTCTTGTAAGCCACTGGCGTACAGTCGGATTGATTAGTGTCAGCATAGCGGCTGGGGTTGCGTTGGGACAACTTAATCAAACACACGAACGGGCAGCAAACAAAAGTCAACGAGTGCACACGAACAGTTCTATCAAGGCAAAACAAGTGAAACGTGAGTCAGCAATTGAGCAAATAAACGAAATCGAAGACGATGACGAACAATCTCTTGAGGATCAAGATGTTCTACCAATCTTATTCCAATATGAGAAACCGAGTGAAGCTGATTCGATCAGGAGGTCAGAAGAATTTTACCTTCGAATGAATCAACGTCGTTCTGTACGAGAAATTAGCTCAGATCCGGTAGCCTTGGAAGTAATTGAGAATATCATCAAGACTGGTG GGACCTCGCCAAGCGGAGCGCACACGGAACCATGGACATTTGTTGTTGTGAGTAACCTCGAgatgaaacaacaaattagGCAAATAATTGAAGCAGAGGAAGAGATAAATTACAAACAGCGGATGG GCGACGTCTGGGTCCAGGATTTGCAGCCGGTTGGAACGACCTGGGTGAAAGAGTACCTGACCGAGGCTCCTTGGCTCATCTTAATTTTCAAACAGGTTCACGGTTTCAAACGAAACGGACAAAAGAAGATCCATTACTACAACGAAATTAGCGTTTCCATTGCAACTGGCTTCTTGTTGGCAGCTATACAA GAAGCTGGATTGGTAACAGTGACTACTACACCACTCAACTGTGGTCCGAGTATACGTGTGCTACTCGGTCGTCCAGTAAACGAaaagttgctgttgttgctacCCGTTGGATACCCAAAAGTTGGAGCTACAGTGCCCGATTTCAAGCGAAAACCACTTCACGACATCATGGTTCATTACCAGTGA
- the LOC124188454 gene encoding T-cell acute lymphocytic leukemia protein 1-like isoform X2, producing MASTSSRAADDQVHLFAEASLTPVQSASSTSSFQQHQQQHHDYRLLDHPVNFDPIAGPSSSFYHYGAMNPVTASSSTAEQHQDATSVAAVGMEGSEQYYYGDEGGDSGNEEGYYANSPYRVQRFAANIRERKRMLRFFRCDSINSAFDELRIHVPTFPYEKRLSKIDTLRLAIAYIALLKDVIKSDQDPLTFVEKCMRGEIKPERGAEWNTSDLTARLSWIKWENLGVRPGRRIALAALATVSVAQDNPY from the exons ATGGCCAGCACCTCTTCAAGAGCAGCTGACGATCAAGTCCACTTATTTGCAGAGGCTTCCTTAACACCAGTTCAGTCTGCTTCGTCGACATCATCGTTTcaacaacaccagcagcagcatcacgaCTACCGTTTGTTGGATCATCCAGTCAATTTTGATCCGATAGCAGGACCGTCCTCTTCTTTCTACCATTACGGAGCCATGAATCCTGTCACTGCATCTTCGTCAACAGCCGAACAACATCAGGATGCCACATCAGTCGCCGCTGTCGGAATGGAAGGATCGGAACAATATTACTACG GTGATGAAGGTGGAGATTCCGGCAATGAAGAAGGATACTACGCCAATAGTCCTTATCGAGTTCAACGCTTTGCAGCCAACATCCGTGAACGGAAGCGTATGCTCag GTTTTTTCGCTGTGACAGCATCAACTCTGCCTTCGACGAGCTCCGTATACACGTACCTACGTTTCCTTATGAAAAACGGCTGTCCAAGATCGACACTCTTCGACTGGCTATAGCTTACATCGCCCTTCTCAAAGATGTCATCAAGTCTGATCAAGATCCACTCACTTTTGTCGAAAAGTGTATGAGAGGAGAAATCAAACCCGAACGCGGAGCTGAGTGGAATACCAGTG atTTAACTGCCAGACTCAGTTGGATCAAGTGGGAAAATCTTGGTGTTCGCCCTGGTCGCCGCATCGCTTTGGCTGCTCTTGCAACGGTCTCCGTCGCTCAAGATAATCCatactag
- the LOC124188462 gene encoding WD and tetratricopeptide repeats protein 1-like, which yields MEEHKWLSDPLVMRYLRSKEINDSLRLVHQSKLSSMKSLIDRLGLDYELTGHGGCVNCLEWNSDGSILASGSDDLHIILWNPFLKKKIANIDTGHQGNIFSVKFMPQSMDGLVASAAGDGRVKIHWVDHAQSMNSTPQTSLQCNCHVGRVKRLATAPDIPYLLWSGAEDGTVMQFDLRTPHTCTNGPSNILINLLSHMGKQAEVKSIAINPIRTEQLVVGANDPFIRLYDRRMIKITSVPFSAERPNRGRQYSLATNSQSEESRSAIPLGCAQYFAPGHLPQKLDDYRRRFRSLASTYVTFDPSGRYLLANLGGEQIYLYDCLTPNPPITQVPLLGKEPLNGIKGFTLPPDIEQIKIQANAAFQQRQYTTAIGLYSKALIKAPNSPVLYSNRATACMKRNWDGDTYAALKDCISALKIDPNQIKPFHRLARCLLDLGQVVLADQAFKLLRERFPQQANSSTFNTLHVEVQKKLELEEQRSEKETARRGELDDESDLLEDGVNSPSLTENEKNWRAQYWDYSSRYCGHCNTTTDIKEANFFGNDGQYILAGSDDGCFFIWDRNTGIVERVLRGDESIVNCLQPHPFTCMLASSGIDSVVRIWSPLPQERVVSDRLGSVVLDAESAAMANQRRMNADPFEMFLMNMGATAEDAMPDITVRPRRPASSPDDDQDEDPRAAIQCRQS from the exons ATGGAGGAACACAAGTGGTTGAGTGATCCTTTGGTGATGCGTTATTTGAGATCCAAAGAGATAAAC GACTCATTACGGCTGGTACACCAATCTAAGTTGTCATCCATGAAAAGTCTGATTGACCGACTTGGTCTAGATTACGAACTTACTGGTCATGGAGGCTGTGTTAACTGTCTGGAATGGAACAGTGATGGTTCAATTTTAGCATCTGGTTCAGATGACCTTCACATCATACTCTGGaatccatttttaaagaaaaaaattgctaatATAGATACAG GTCATCAAGGCAATATTTTTTCTGTGAAA TTCATGCCACAATCAATGGATGGCCTAGTAGCTAGTGCAGCTGGAGATGGACGAGTCAAAATCCATTGGGTGGACCATGCACAATCTATGAATTCCACTCCTCAGACTAGTCTGCAGTGTAATTGTCATGTTGGTCGTGTCAAGCGTTTGGCGACAGCTCCTGATATCCCTTACCTACTTTGGAGTGGGGCTGAAGATGGGACAGTGAT GCAATTTGACTTGAGGACACCTCACACATGTACGAATGGTCCGTCCAACAttcttattaatttattaagcCATATGGGAAAACAGGCTGAA GTAAAATCGATTGCAATTAATCCCATTCGGACCGAACAACTTGTCGTTGGAGCTAATGATCCTTTCATCCGCCTGTATGACAGACGAATGATTAAAATCACATCTGTTCCG TTTTCCGCAGAAAGGCCCAACCGAGGTAGGCAATACTCATTGGCAACTAATTCACAAAGTGAAGAAAGTCGTTCAGCTATTCCGCTTGGATGTGCTCAATATTTCGCTCCGg GTCATCTGCCTCAGAAGTTGGATGATTACCGTCGCCGTTTTCGCTCGTTAGCGTCGACGTATGTTACATTCGATCCGTCAGGTCGCTATCTTTTGGCGAATTTAGGAGGCGAACAGATTTATTTGTATGATTGCCTAACACCAAATCCCCCAATTACTCAAGTGCCTCTTTTGGGTAAAGAACCTTTAAATGGAATTAAAGGTTTCACGTTACCCCCAGACatagaacaaataaaaattcaggcCAACGCGGCCTTCCAGCAACGGCAGTACACTACAGCCATTGGATTGTACAGCAAA GCTCTCATCAAAGCACCAAATTCGCCAGTCTTGTACAGTAATCGCGCAACAGCTTGCATGAAACGTAATTG GGACGGAGACACGTATGCTGCTCTCAAGGATTGCATTAGTGCATTGAAGATCGACCCTAACCAAATCAAACCCTTTCACCGGTTAGCACGCTGTCTATTAGATCTTGGCCAAGTGGTTTTGGCCGACCAGGCATTCAAATTGCTCAGGGAAAGATTTCCTCAACAAGCCAATAGTTCCACATTCAATACTCTTCATGTCGAAGTCCAGAAAAAGCTTGAGCTTGAAGAACAACGTTCCGAGAAGGAAACTGCTCGGAGAGGAGAGTTGGATGATGAATCTGACTTATTGGAAGATGGGGTCAATTCTCCGAGTTTaacagaaaacgaaaaaaattggagGGCACAATACTGGGACTACTCCAGCCGTTATTGCGGTCATTGCAATACTACCACTGACATTAAAGAAgccaatttttttggaaa CGACGGGCAGTATATTCTAGCTGGATCGGACGAcggatgtttttttatttgggatcGTAACACTGGAATCGTTGAACGAGTGCTGCGTGGTGATGAATCGATCGTTAATTGTCTTCAGCCTCATCCTTTCACATGTATGTTGGCCTCATCGGGGATCGATTCGGTGGTTCGCATATGGTCTCCGCTACCACAG GAAAGAGTCGTCTCAGATCGTTTGGGGAGTGTGGTACTTGACGCGGAATCAGCAGCGATGGCCAATCAACGACGCATGAATGCCGACCCTTTCGAAATGTTTCTTATGAACATGGGTGCGACGGCTGAGGATGCCATGCCGGATATTACAGTTCGCCCTCGTCGTCCAGCCTCATCTCCAGACGATGATCAGGACGAAGATCCTCGCGCAGCCATCCAATGTCGACAGAGTTAA